A stretch of DNA from Mesomycoplasma lagogenitalium:
TCCATTAATCTTTTAATATTAATAGCAACTTCACGACGTAAATCACCTTCAGTCATATATTGTGATGCTATATCTCTAATTTTTGATAATTGTTCTTCGCTTAAATCTTTTACACGAATATCTTCGCTAATTTCAGCTTGCTTTAAAATTTCTTGTGCTCTTGATTTTCCGATTCCAAAAATATAAGTC
This window harbors:
- the rpsM gene encoding 30S ribosomal protein S13 produces the protein MARILNVEIPNNKRVVISLTYIFGIGKSRAQEILKQAEISEDIRVKDLSEEQLSKIRDIASQYMTEGDLRREVAINIKRLMEIKCYRGIRHRKGMPVRGQVTQKNARTRKGPRKTVAGKKGK